The stretch of DNA ACCGCGTCCGGATGGTCCGGGCGGTCTCTGCCCTGAACGAACGAGCGTGGGAGGCGGTGCGGGACGGTGGCGGGATCTGACCGGACACCGCTCGGCGGTGACCCGTCGACCACCGGGTACTTCATCTTCGAGGTGGACGGCGTCGAGATCGGCACGTTCCGCGAGGTGCGCGGGCTGGAGCTGACGGTCGACGTGGAGACCTACGTCGAGGGCGGCCAGAACCAGTACGTGCACAAGCTTCCCGGCACGCTGCACTGGCCCAACCTGGTGTTCAGCCGCGGGATGGTGGAGAGCGACGCCCTGTTCACGTGGGTCGCCAACTCGTCGGGCGAGAACTTCGCCGCCAACGGCAACAAGGTGAAGCGCAGCACGGGCGCCGTGACGGCGATCAGCTACACCGGCGAGCGGCTGCGCGCCTGGGAGTTCGCCGACGTGTTCGCCGTGCGGTGGACCGGGCCGGAGTTCAACGTGGACAGCACCGGGCAGCTGGTGGAGCAGCTCGAGGTGGCGCACAACGGGTTCCGGGCGAAGACGTCGTGAGCGGTGCCGACGTCCTGAGCGGCGCGGCCGCTGCCGGTGCGGGCTCAGGGGGAGCGAGCGCCGGCTCGGCTGCGGGCCCGGCTGCGGCCGACGAGGTGAGCGCGCCGCTGTCGCCGTGGGCGCGGTACGGGCCTCCGGGGTCGCCGGGCCGGCAGCTGCGGCACGGGGCGATCGGCCAGGTCGCCGCGCGCTCGCTGCGGTTCGGCGCGGCGACCGGGCGGCCGCTGGCCGTGCGGCGCGCGATCGGCGTGCCGGCCAGCGTGCAGGCGAACGGCGCGGGGTTGGCGACCGTGCGGGCACCCCGCTGGTGGCGGCGGTCCGCGCGCGCGGTCGAGGCGACCGGTGTCGACGGCGGCACGGTCGCGGGGACGACGACGAGCCCGGTAGCCCCGACGACCGGGGCGGCTGCCGCGGTGAGCACCGCCGCCGAGCTGCCGGCGCGCGGGCTGCGCCGGGTGGTGCGCAGCGTGCCGACCGAGGACTCGCACAGCCCCGGCAGCCTGTCCGTCACCGCGGCGCCGCGCACGCTGCCGATGCGGCTGCCCGCCGAGGTGACCGCCGCCGGCGCGATGATCACCTCGCTCGACCGACGGCGTCGGACGGCGCCACCTCCACCCAGGGACGCCGGCGGGGCGCAGGTCGGTTCGCCGGGGAAGACCTCGGGGGCCGGCAGCGCGCCCGACCTGCCGCGTCGCGGCACGTCGGCCGGTTCCCCGCAGGCGGCCGTGCGGCGGGATGCCGAGCAGCGTGGGCCGGCGCGGCCGAGGCCGAGGCCGACGGAGAGCGCGGCTGCGGTGACCCGTGACGGTGCCGGTGCGGCGCGCCCTGCGGGGGCGTCGACGCCCGGGACGCCGGGACGGGCCACGCCGGTGAGCCGCTTCGTCCGACGACGGCTGGCTGCCAGCGAAGCGGCACGGGCGGCGGGTGACGCGCGGGCGGCCGGTGATGCGCGAGCCGCGGGCGGTGCCCGGGAGAGCCGCCGCGGCGCGGCCACGCTCGGCACGTCCTCGTCCACGCCCACGTCCACGCCGAAGCCCACGTCCACCTCCATGCCCGCGGCGCGCACGGCCGTGAGCGGCGAGGCCTCGGGGACGAGCCGTGCGTCGAACCTGACGGTTCGGCGGGTACCGCTGTCGCTCGCACCGCTCGGCGTGTCGCCGGACGGGTCCACGGCAGCGGCGGACGGTGTCCTCGGCGGACCGTTGCGGCGCGCGTTGGGCGCGCCGGTGCGGCTGCGACCCGCGGGTGCCGGGACGGTCGGAGCGCCGGTCGGCGGCGGACGCGTGCGGTCCGGTGCTGGTGCCCGTTCCGCCGGTCCGCGTCCGGACGCGCGTCCGACCAGCGGTGATACCTCTGGCGCGATGCGGGCTGCGGCGCCTCTGGCCTCGTCGGCCGTGACCCGCAGCGCTGGCGCTCCGGCACCGTTGGCTCAGCCCGCCGCCGTCAGGCCGACGAGTGCGCAGGCGACCGCAGCGCAGCCAGTGCCTGTGGCGCCGACCACCGTTCAGCGCACCGCAGACGTGCCGAGCCCTGCTCGGCCGACCACAGCCCCGCCGACCGCTGCCCAGCCGACCGCTGCCCCGCCGACCTCAGCCCAACCGGCCGCAGCTGTCGCCGCGCCGGCGCAGCCGAGCAGTGCTCCAACGGGTGCTGCGCAGTCGACCACCGCTCAACCCACCGCTCCGGTCGATGCCGATGCCCGGCCGTCCACCGCCCCGCCGGCGACCGGCCGGCAGACGGCTCCGCCGACCGCCACCGCCCCGTCGGCGGCCGACTCGAAGGCAAACGCGGCGGTCGACGCAGCCGGCGTCGCGGCCGGTGCCGGCGCGGACTCGGCGGGCCGCAGCGCGACGTCCGTCCCGGCACAGCGACTCGCCGCTCCGGATGCCGTCGTGCACCGGACGTCGCGGCGTGCACGACGGGCCGCGAGCGTGCGTCGGTACAGCGGGCTGCCGGTGGCGATCGACCGGCTGGCCGTCGGGCACGGCGCCGACGACGGGTTGCTCGGCGGCGCGGCCAGTGCCGGGCGCGCGGTGCGCAGCTGGGGAGCATCGGCCGTCGCTACCGCCCGCCACGCAGGAGCCCTGACCGCCGCGGGCGAGCGTGGCGTCGCGGCCGATGCGGGTCGCGGTGCTGCTGCCCTGACCGGTGGGACGTCGATCGCTGGTGAGATGTCGCTGCAGCGGGTCGCGCCGCGCGGCGTGCTGCCGGTGCCGACCGGGGCCGCGGCGCGGGCCGGCGAGCGGACGGACGGACGCCGCCTGGCACCGGTGCGGCGGGTCCAGGCCGCACCTGGGGGCCGCTCGTGGTCGCTCGGCATCGTCGGTCCGGACGGACTCGGCTCGCCCGCCTCGCCGGGCCGACCGGGCGGACCTCGTGCCCCGATGCGCCGACGAGCGGACCCCGCGGCAACGACCGTCCGCGCGCTCGTGGCCGCCGGAGGGCGACCGACGCCCGTGTCCGCACCTGCGCCGGGTGACGTCCGACGCAGCGCACGCGCGGCGCTGGGCGCAGCGGTGGCGGGCGCAGCGGGGCCCGTCGACCTCGCCGGATCGACAGCCGTCTCCCGCGGCTCCACGACGCTCACACCGCGCCGCAGCCCCGCCGCGGTGCTGAGCCTGCACCGCAGCGCCGCCGCGCCGGTGGAGCTGTCCCGGGTCGCCTCCGGCTTCGTCGTGCTGCCGCCGCGCACCACGGGCCTCGGTGGTCGACCGGGAGGGCCGCCGGAGCCGTCGTCGGCCCGCGCCGGCCGACGGCCGTCGGACCGCCCTGCGCCGTCCGGTCCTGCCGACGCTCTGCGTCGCTCGGTCTCCACCCCCGCACCGTCCACCGCGGGGATGCCAGCGGGGTCCGTCCCGGCGAGGCTCGCCGCCCTGGTCGCCGCCGAGGCCGCGGGTGCGTTCGAGAGCACCTCCGCCGGCCGCACCGGCTGGTCAGCCTCCGGAACGGCGTTCGCCACCGGCTCGGGCGGCCGCGCAGGCAGCCCCGGCGGCGGCACTGCTGGTCTCGCCGGCGTCCCGGGCGCCGCCACCGTCCTGCGCACCACCGAGGGAGCCGTCATGAGCCCGAGCGCCGCGGACCGGGTCAGCCGGTCCTGGTCCCCGCCCGAGGACCCGTCGCAGCCTGCGCTCTCGCCCGAGGTGATGGACGAGCTGGTCGACCGGGTGGTGGAGCGGCTGGAGGACCGCGTGGTCGAGGAGCTCGAGCGGCGCGGACGCCGCCGGATGCCGGGGGTGTTCTGATGGCCGCGACCGAGAAGGCGTTCCTGGAGATCGAGAGCGGCGAACGGCTGCCGTGCCTGTTCAACCCGGCGCAGCTGGCGATCACGCGCAGCAACAGCTGGGCGGGGGAGTCGATGCCGGGCCGGGGCGTGCCGCGGCTGCGCTACGCCGGTGCGCGGCCGGCGACGATGACCGTCGAGCTGTTCTTCGACACCACCAACGACGGCACGGCCGTCACGCGGTACACCGGCAAGATCCTCGGGCTGATGGAGGTGGACCCGTCGTTGCCGGGCGCCAACGACGCCACCCACAACGCCCGGCCGCCGTACGTGACGTTCCACTGGGGCGACCTGCACTCGTTCAAGGCCGTCATCGCCCACCTCGACCTGACGTTCACCTACTTCTCGTCGACCGGCGTCCCGCTGCGCGCCACGCTCGCGCTGGTGCTGCGCCAGTACGAGGAGTCGCACGCGTTCGGCCCCCAGAACCCGACCTCCGGCACGCCGCGCCCGCACCGCGTCCACCAGGTGCAGCCGGGCGAGACGCTGGACCGCATCGCCGCCCGGTACTACGGCGACGCGACCCGCTGGCGGACGCTCGCCGTGGCCAACGGCATCGAGGACCCGCTGTCGCTGCGTCCCGGCTCGAGGCTGTCCATCCCGCGGCTGGAGGTGTGAGCGTGTCCGTCGCCCCCCTCGCCTCCGACGGCATGGCGCTCGCCCCGGTGGTCGCCGCCGACGGCACCGACCTACCCGCCGCCTGGAGCAACGCCCTGGTCGAGCTGCGCGTGCGGCGTGCCGTCCGCACCATCGGGCGCTGCACGATGCGGTTCGTCGACCCCGGCTACACCCTCGCGCAGGCGAGCAAGCTCAAGGTCGGCACGCCGGTGCGAGTCACCGCGAAGGGCGTCGAGCAGGGTGCCACGGCGACGGTGGTGTTCCAGGGCAAGGTGACGTCCACCGGGGTGGAGCACCACGACGGGGGCCAGCCGGAGCTGCACGTCGTGGCGGAGGACCTGGCCTTCGAGATCAGCCGGTCGGCGCGGGCGGCGACGTTCCTCAACCTCACCGCCTCGCAGATCGTCGAGAAGGTGGTGCGCGCCGCCGGCGCGCGCCCGTCGGTGACGGCCACCTCCGCGGTGCTGGAGTACACGCTGCAGACCGACACCGACCTGGCCTTCGTCGACGAGCTGTGCCGGCGCAACGGGCTGGACTGGGAGATGGACGGCTCCACGTTCCGGGCGTGGGCCCTGCCGGACGGGACCGGGTCGGCAGCCGTGCGGCTCGCGGTGGGCGACAGCCTGCGGGACTTCTCCGCACGGGTGTACGCCGATGCGCCGAGCTCGGTGCGGGTGCGCGGCTGGGACCACCTGAAGAAGACCGCGGTGGTGGGCGACGCGCAGACCAGCCGGTCGGCGGTGCCGGACGGGCTGGGATCCCTGGCGCCGGCCTCCGGGCTGGCGACGGCGACCGTGCTGGACGCGCAGGCCGGGCCGGTGGACCAGTCGGACGCCGAGGTGCTGGCCAAGGCCGTCGGCCGGCTGAACGGCGCGGTGCTGGCCCGGGGACGCTGCGAGATCACGCCGACGCTGCGACCGGGGGTGCTGGTGCAGGTCCGCGACGGCGGTCCGTCCTCCGGCACGTACTACGTGCGCGAGGTGGAGCACACCTACCGGCCGGCCGGGTTCCACACCAGCTTCGTCGCGGGGGACCGGGAGCCGGGCACGCTCGTCGCACCCGCCGTCGCGACGGGGACCGGGTCGAGCTTCACGCACGACGGGCTGGTGGTGGGACTGGTCTCCGCCATCGACCAGGACCCGCAGGCGGCCGGCCGGGTCAAGGTGTCGCTGCCCGGCCTCGACAGCACCATCGAGTCGCAGTGGGCCCGGCTGGCGGTGCTCGGCGGCGGTGCCGACCGGGGGATGGTGTTCCTGCCCGAGGTCGGCGACGAGGTGCTGGTCGGCTTCGAGGGCGGCGACGTCCGCCGGCCCGTGGTGCTCGGCGGCCTGTTCGGCACCAAGGACAAGATCCCGGCCAGCCTGGTCGCCGACGGCGCGGTGGCGCACCGCACGCTGACGTCCCGGCTGGGTCACGTCGTCGAGCTGGCCGACGGGAGGGGCCCCGACACCCAGCACATCCGGCTCGCGCTCGCGGGCGGCGAGGCGCGGCTCCGGATCGGCAAGGACAAGGCCGACCTGACGCTGCCCGACGGGGTGCCGCTGACCATCGCCTCGGGCTCGTCGTCCATCAAGCTCGACGGCAACGGTGCCATCACGCTGTCCGGCACGACCATCTCCATCAAGGCGACCCAGGACCTCACGCTCGAGGGCGTCCAGGTGACGGCCAAGGGCACCGCGAAGGTGGCCGCCTCCGCCCCCGAGGTGGACCTCAAGGCCGACGGGACCGCCACGCTGCAGTCCTCGGGCATCACCGCCGTCAAGGGATCGATGGTGCAGATCAACTGATGAGCCTCTCGATCCCCGACCCCACGCAGGCCGTCCCCGACGCGTCGTTCATCGGGCGCGGGTTCAGCTGGCCCCTCGAGGTGGACCACCGCGGTGCGATCCGGCTGACCCAGGGCCCGGAGGACCTCGACCGGTCCATCCGCGTCGTGCTGCTGACCGCCCCCGGCGAGCGCGTCATGCGACCCCAGTTCGGCTGCCGCATCTGGGACCTGCTGTTCGAGCCGGTGAACGCCAACCTGCTCGGCCTGATCGCCGAGGCGGTGCGGGACGCCCTCGCCCAGTGGGAGCCGCGCGTCGAGGTGGAGGACGTCGAGCCGGTGCAGGACGAGGACGACGGCGGCCTGGTCCGCATCGCCATCCGCTACCGGGTCCGCGCGACGAACGACCGCCGCAACCTCGTCTACCCCTTCTACGTGATCCCGCGTGAGGACTCCTGATGCCGCCGATCCCCCCTCCGAACCTCGACGACCGGTCCTTCCAGGACATCGTCGACGAGACCAAGCGGCTGATCCCGCGGTTCACCCCCGAGTGGACCAACCACAACGTGTCCGACCCGGGCGTCGCGCTGATCGAGCTGTTCGCGTGGATGAGCGAGATGGTGCTGTTCCGGGTGAACCAGGTGCCCGAGCGGCTGTACGTGCACTTCCTCAACCTGGCCGGCATCGAGCCGTTCCCGCCGTCGGTGGCCCGCACGGACGTGACGTTCTGGCTCTCGGCACCGTCCGAGCGGCCGCTGACCATCCCGGCCGGCACCGAGGTGACCACGTCCACCAGCGCGCCCGACGCGATCGTGTTCTCCACCGAGCACGAGGCGGTGGTCAGCCCGCCGCGGATGATCGCGGCGCACTCGGCACGGGCGCGTGGCGAGCAGACGGTGGACGCCTGGGAGGACCTGACCTACCCCGGCAGCGCCGTGACGTGCTTCGTCTCCGACCCGCTCGAGCCTGGTGACGCGACCCTGTTCGGCTTTGCCGAGTCGCTCGCGGGCGCGGCGCTGCGGCTGACCGTCCAGGCGTCCGCGCAGGGGATCGGCGTCGACCCGACCAACCCGCCACTGGCGTGGGACGTGTGGACGGGTGAGGCGTGGACGCCGGTGCGCGTGCAGCAGGACACCACGGGCGGGCTGAACCGCGACGGGCAGATCGTGCTGCTGGTTCCGCAGGCGCACGCCTCGCTGATGCTTGCGGGCACGACGGCGTACTGGCTGCGCGTGCGGCTGGTGCGCCCGGCGCCCGGGCAGCCGACGTACCAGGCGTCACCGCGGCTGGAGTCGGTGCGGGCCGAGGTGGTGGGGCTGACGGTTCCGGCCGAGCACGCGATGACCGTCGGGCCGGAGAACCTCGGCCGGTCGGTCGGCGTGCCGGCGCAGCAGTTCCGCGTCGCCTCGGTGCCGGTGGCGGCGCGGCGCGACGGTGAGCACGTGCGCGTGGTGACGACGGCGGGCGCCGAGGACTGGACCGAGGTGCCCGACTTCTCCGAGTCCGGGCCGGCGGACCGGCACGTGGTGTGGGAGTCGTCCACCGGCGTGGTGCGGTTCGGGCCGCGCGTGCGGTACCCCGACGGGTCGGTGCGCCAGCACGGCGCCGTCCCGCCGGACGGTGCGCTGGTGCAGGTGACGGGCTACCGGCACGGCGGCGGCGCGGCCGGCAACGTCGGCGCCCGCACGCTGACCGAGCTGCGCTCCACCCTGCCCTTCGTCGCCAGCGTGGTGAACCTGGTGCCCGCGGCCGGCGGCGTCGACGCGGAGACGGTGGACGAGGCGAAGGTGCGCGGCCCGCTGTCGCTGCGCACCGGGCAGCGGGCCGTCACCGCGGGGGACTATGAGCGGCTGACCCGGGAGACGTCCGTCGAGGTGGCGCGTGCCCGCTGCCTGCCGGGTACGGCGACGGAGAACGGTGCCGTCCGGGTGCTCGTCGTGCCGCAGGTGCGCACCGACCCGCGCACCCACAAGATCGACGACTTCGCGCTGTCCGAGCCGCTGCTGCACGCGATCGCCGACGTGCTCGAGGAGCGCCGCTGCGTGGGCGTCGCCGTCGAGATCGGCACGCCCTTCTACCAGGGCGTCAGTGTGGCGGCCCTGGTCAGGGCGCTGCCGGGCCGACCGGTGGCCCTGGTGCGCCAGCGCGTGCTCGCCGTGGTGGACCGCTACGTCAACCCGCTGACCGGTGGGCCGTCCGGCAACGGGTGGCCGTTCGACCAGGACGTCACCGCAGCCGAGATCGCCCAGCTGCTCGAGGCGGTCGAGGGGGTGGAGCGGGTCGAGGAGGTGCAGCTGTTCGAGTACGACCTGCGCACCGGCCGGCGCCTGGGCAGCGGTCGCGACGTGCTGCACCCGGAGCCGCACACGCTGTTCCTGTCCGCCGAGCACCGGGTGGTGGTCCGATGAGCCGCGACACGTGGCTGCTGGACCAGCTGCCGGTCGGCATGGTCAGCGACGAGTTCTTCGCGCGGTTCGTCTCGATCTTCCAGGCCGAGGCCGGCACGCTGCTGGCGCACGGCGACAACCTGCCGCACCTGGCCGACCCCACGGTCGCGCCGGCGGCGATGGTGCGCTGGATGGCCGACTGGATCGGCCTGGACGGCATCGACCCGGACCTGCCGGAGCTGACCCAGCGGCGCCTGGTCACCACGGCCGCGCGCACCATGCGGCGGCGCGGGACGCCCGGCGCCCTGCAGAGCTTCCTCGAGCTGTTCAGCGGCGGCCCGGCGCTGGTGGAGGACGGCGGCGGTGTGTGGCGGGAGGGCGACGCGCCGGCCGACCACGCGTGGGTGGTGATGCACGTGCAGTCCGCCGGCGGGCTGGACGACGCCGACTTCGTCGCGCTGATCGCCGACCACGTGCCCGCGCACGTGCGCGCGCAGCTGTGGGTGGGCGACCGGGAGATCTGGTCCCAGGCGCGTGGCGAGGGAGGTCGACGTGGCTGAGCCCGTCCGCGTGCCCGCGTTCCAGGCGCCGACCGGGCCGCTGCGGCCGGAGACGGCGCCGACGGCCGTCGTCCGGACGTCTGCGCGTGCCGCGGCTGTCCCGGCGCCGGTGGCGGCTCCCGCGCCGGCCGAGGTGACCATCGTCTGCCCCGAGTGCGGCACGCCGTCCCCCGTCGCGCTCGCCCGGCGCGACGCCGACGACTTCTGCCCGACGTGCGACTACCCGCTGTTCTGGGCGCGCCCGCAGGACCGCACGGTGCCGCCGCAGGAGGGCCCCGACGACGCCCGACGGCGCTCGCCCGGCGCGTCCGGCGCGCTGCTGCTGGCCACCGTGCCGTGCCCGGTGTGCGAGGAGCTGAACCTGCCGTCCGCGGTGGTGTGCGTGCGGTGCGGGGCCGACATGGTGCCGCCGCCGCCGCCCGTTCCCGTGCCGCTGCCGGTGCCCGAGCCCGTGGTGGTGGTGCCCGTGGTGGTGCCGCGCGAGCAGCCGAAGGTGCGGTTCCCGTGGTGGTGGTACCTGGCGATGGCCGCGATCGGCGGCATCGCGTGGTGGGTCAGCACGCACTACTGATCCCGACCGCCCTCACGGTGGTCATGGATCCTTGATCCCTGCACTGTCTAGATCTCTGCCAAGGGCTCGATCTCCAGCTGGAAGCCGCGGGCAAGTCGGTTGCTGAGACATGCTCTGTGGGCGCCAAAGAACTGACGCGCCGGCGACTCGTCGACATGCAGCTCGAGCTCGACGTAGTTGATCCGCTCGGGCACGAGATCACAGAAGCAGCACGTGAGCAATCCACCTGAGCTGAGTGTCATGGCTCGATCCCCCAACGATCGTGTGAGAAGCGGGAGTCGTCCGGCCCATCGTGAACGTCCTCGATCTTCGGAGCGATCCCTTGTGCTCGCGCCGGCCCGTTCCGATGGCGCTGGCTGTGCCGGCGGGACGACCGTACGGCCATGAAGCTGCAGGGCGGTGTCCCGCACTTCCATCACGTCTGTGATGCCGCCCTTGCGGCCGGCGAAAGGGACCCCGTCACGGCGTGATCGTCAGCGTCACTCCCGCGCTGGTCGAGGCGGTCAGCGTCAGGGTTGGTAACCCACCCTTGGGAGAGTCGGTCGCCGGGTAGGCGCTGACTGCTCCTCGCTGGCACCCTGGGCGCGAGATGTCGAACACCGGGTCGTACCGATCAGTGAAGTCCTGCCACGGCGTCGCCGAGCATGACGCTGGATCGTCGAATAGCCCAGACCGTCAGCGGCAGGGCCCAGATTCCGAGCAAGACCAATTTGAACCAGCCCGGTATCGTCGCTGCGCCGACGCCCCAGACGAGGGCCGCCATGGCCATGACGAGGTTGGCCGTCGACCGTGCGTACGCAGAACCTTCCGGGGCGGCACTCCCGGCGCCTGCGCAAAGGCAAGGTTCGTTCGAGCGGGGACTACGTCTCGCGGCCGCGGCGTTGTACACCGCAAACGCGGTGAATAGCCCGGCCGACGCCCAGGCGATCAACCTTCCGGTGGGCACCAGGGCTGCGGCCCCCGCGAGCGCAACCTCGCCTACGCCTAGACATAGTGCTGCGAACACAACAGTCCGGTGAGGAAGGCGTGGCCAGAGCCTCGCAAGACCGTGTGCCGTACCCCGTAAGGTCGCGAGCTTAACCCAGCCCGTAGAAGAAAGTGTGAAGACAACATAGGCCGCGCAAGCTGAAGCCAGGCCGGTCGTCAACAACATCATGGAAGCTGCAGATTCGCGCGGGCGGCCGTCGCGGCGCGCGCCTCATCGGCGGTGGCGTACGTAATCTCGAATCGAACCCTTACTCTGGTAGTCGCCGGATCTCTCGCGCTCAAGTGCTCCAGCGAGACGGGGATCGTCGCAGATCGGGCAACGTCGGCAAGGTTCGAGTCGCCTATGGCGACAGAAGTTCGTCGCCAGTTCTCGCGCAGGTGCTGCGGTGGTTCGACGTGCCAGATGTACTTCCCACCCGTGCGCTCCAGGATGCTCGACAACGGGATGCCTGAGGAAGTTGGGTCGGCTTGAGGTCCGTCCGTAGGCGGTTCGACCTCTTCAACGACGATTTCGAACCGCGCCATGACTCCACCCTTCTAGCACCAGTCGTGATTCTAGCAGCAGCCGTCGATCTCGCTCCACTCACCACACTCCATTAAGCAAATGCTGCAGAACTTCCGATAGTAGCACCAGTAGTCGGGAGAATTGCACCAACAATTTATCAGCCTGATGTACGTGACATTACGATTGCAGTGGTAAGGCTCCGCTGCTGAGGCGGGCGCGGCGCCGATCGTGACGATCGCGAATGCGCCTAGGCCGAGCCCAGCGGCAACGCTCTTGACGAACTCGCGGCGCCCGATCGTGCGTTGTGGTGGCGCGTCTAACCTCGAAACGTCACCGGTTGGACCGATGTTGCGTTGCGACACGCGCATGCTGCCCCCTAATTGGCTGTAGCACCAGGCCGCGCGTCAAGTTACCGCCCTGCGGCAATGGGGGTCAATACGTCTCGCAGGTGCACGCTCGCCCTCCGGGCAAGGTCCAGTACTTGGACGACTGTGTGATACGCGCGACCAATTCCGACGACAATTCCACGAGTGGGGATTACCGTGCGCGGGTCCATGCCGGTCGCGGGATCGGGTCTAGTCGACTCCCGGGGTCTTCCTGAGTTGCCCGCGGGGCCCAACGCCGGGTTCCGCTTGCTCGCCCGGGTCTTCGCCAGCCCTACCGGCCTCTGGACGCTCAAGGGCGGCGCCGTGCTCGGACTCCGGTGGACCGCCTCAGAGATGAGCTGGCGGGCCGCTACGCGATGAGGCCCTCGCCCTCGCCCCTGGACGTGCGCGCCAAAGGGCGGGGCGCCGCGCACCGCCGTCACGGCGTGATCGTCAGCGTCACCCCCGCGCTGGTCGAGGCGGTTAGCGTCGCCGTCTGCGCGTAGGTCGCCGTCAGCGTCGACGTGCCGGCGGTCCACGTCGACGTCGTCGTGCCCGGCACCGTCAGCGTCGCGGTCCCGTTGCTCACCGTCGCGGTGCCCAGGCTGGTGCCGTCCCGGCTGAACGTCACCGTCCCCGCGCCCACCGTCCCCGTGCCGCCGGTCACCGTGGCGGTCAGCACGATCGGCTGGGCGGTGCCCGCCTTGAACGTGCTGGTGTCGGAGGCGAGCGTCGTCGTGCTCGCGTACCGCACGGTCACGGCGACGCCGGTGGAGGTCGACGACGCGAAGGTCGCCGTCCCGTTGAACTGCGCGGTGAACGTGGTGCTGCCGCCGGCCCAGCCGGTGGTGCTGGGCGTCAGGACGGCCGTCCGGGTGCCGCCGCTGCTCGACACGGTGACGTCACCGAGCGAGACGCCGTCCCGGAAGAACGTGACCGTGCCGCCGGTGAGCCCGGAGGCGCTGCCCGAGGCCGGGCTGACCGTCGCCGTCAGGGTCAGGGTGTCGCCGGGGGAGATGGTGGTGGGCGACACGGCGAGCGTGGTGGTGCTCGCGGACTTGGAGAGCGTGAAGGCTGTGGTCACCTCGGACACGCTGGGGTCGGTGGTGCTCACTGACGCGGTGCTCGGCGACACCTGCCAGCCCGTCACGCTGGGCGTCACGGTGTAGTTGGACGTCCGGTCGACGTAGATCACCTCGGCACCCGTGTCGATGCCGGCGGTGCCGGAGTAGACGGTGGTCCCGGAGGCGGTGCCGTTGCTGCGCGTGATGACGAAGGGCATGGACGGCGCGCCCGACGTGGCGGAGGTCGCCGTCACCCGGACCCGCAGCTCGTCGACCGTCACCGTCACGGCCGTGTCCGTGGCCGCCACCGCGGCGGTGTACGTGCCGACGTGGCCCGCGGGGCCCGACACCGTCGCGGTCCAGGCGCCGGGTGGCACCTGGTTGAACGTCGTCGCGAACGTGGTGGTCCCGGTGCGTACCGCCGGCTGCGCCGCGAGCGCGAGGCCGCCGGACGGCGGGTTCGGCACCAACGACACCAGTGCGCCGGTCAGGTCGAAGCCCTCCGGCGACGTCACCGTCACCGTCACCTGCCGGGACACCGTGTACAGCACGATGTCCGCCGAGTAGAGCTGCCCGCCGCTCAGCGTGACCGACCTGGTGGTGGACCCGTACCCGGCCGCCGCGAACGCCAGCGAGTACGAGCCGTCCGCGATGCCGGTCAGGGTGAACGCACCGGACGCCGTGGTGGTCTGCTTCAGCACCGTCCCGCCGGAGTCCTTCAGCTGCACCGTCGCGCCGTCCAGCGCCACGGGCGCGGCCGCCCCCGCCTGCCCGGAGACGGTCCCCGTCACGGTGTTGCTGCGCACCGCGATCGGCAGGCTGAGGATGGTCGGCTCACCCGCGGCCAGCGTGATGTTGACGGTCAGCGGGGCGAACCCGCCGCCGTTGATCGCCACGGTGTACGTGCCGGGGTCGTTGCCGGTGAACACGTACAGGCCGCCGGTCGGGGCCGGCACCGGGCACGTGGTCGACGTGGACGTGGTGCAGTCCTGCGTCTTGGTGCCGTCCACCCCGATCAGCGCCACGTCCAGGGCGTTCAC from Cellulomonas sp. NTE-D12 encodes:
- a CDS encoding LysM peptidoglycan-binding domain-containing protein, whose product is MAATEKAFLEIESGERLPCLFNPAQLAITRSNSWAGESMPGRGVPRLRYAGARPATMTVELFFDTTNDGTAVTRYTGKILGLMEVDPSLPGANDATHNARPPYVTFHWGDLHSFKAVIAHLDLTFTYFSSTGVPLRATLALVLRQYEESHAFGPQNPTSGTPRPHRVHQVQPGETLDRIAARYYGDATRWRTLAVANGIEDPLSLRPGSRLSIPRLEV
- a CDS encoding phage tail protein — encoded protein: MAGSDRTPLGGDPSTTGYFIFEVDGVEIGTFREVRGLELTVDVETYVEGGQNQYVHKLPGTLHWPNLVFSRGMVESDALFTWVANSSGENFAANGNKVKRSTGAVTAISYTGERLRAWEFADVFAVRWTGPEFNVDSTGQLVEQLEVAHNGFRAKTS
- a CDS encoding phage baseplate assembly protein V; its protein translation is MSVAPLASDGMALAPVVAADGTDLPAAWSNALVELRVRRAVRTIGRCTMRFVDPGYTLAQASKLKVGTPVRVTAKGVEQGATATVVFQGKVTSTGVEHHDGGQPELHVVAEDLAFEISRSARAATFLNLTASQIVEKVVRAAGARPSVTATSAVLEYTLQTDTDLAFVDELCRRNGLDWEMDGSTFRAWALPDGTGSAAVRLAVGDSLRDFSARVYADAPSSVRVRGWDHLKKTAVVGDAQTSRSAVPDGLGSLAPASGLATATVLDAQAGPVDQSDAEVLAKAVGRLNGAVLARGRCEITPTLRPGVLVQVRDGGPSSGTYYVREVEHTYRPAGFHTSFVAGDREPGTLVAPAVATGTGSSFTHDGLVVGLVSAIDQDPQAAGRVKVSLPGLDSTIESQWARLAVLGGGADRGMVFLPEVGDEVLVGFEGGDVRRPVVLGGLFGTKDKIPASLVADGAVAHRTLTSRLGHVVELADGRGPDTQHIRLALAGGEARLRIGKDKADLTLPDGVPLTIASGSSSIKLDGNGAITLSGTTISIKATQDLTLEGVQVTAKGTAKVAASAPEVDLKADGTATLQSSGITAVKGSMVQIN
- a CDS encoding putative baseplate assembly protein; the protein is MPPIPPPNLDDRSFQDIVDETKRLIPRFTPEWTNHNVSDPGVALIELFAWMSEMVLFRVNQVPERLYVHFLNLAGIEPFPPSVARTDVTFWLSAPSERPLTIPAGTEVTTSTSAPDAIVFSTEHEAVVSPPRMIAAHSARARGEQTVDAWEDLTYPGSAVTCFVSDPLEPGDATLFGFAESLAGAALRLTVQASAQGIGVDPTNPPLAWDVWTGEAWTPVRVQQDTTGGLNRDGQIVLLVPQAHASLMLAGTTAYWLRVRLVRPAPGQPTYQASPRLESVRAEVVGLTVPAEHAMTVGPENLGRSVGVPAQQFRVASVPVAARRDGEHVRVVTTAGAEDWTEVPDFSESGPADRHVVWESSTGVVRFGPRVRYPDGSVRQHGAVPPDGALVQVTGYRHGGGAAGNVGARTLTELRSTLPFVASVVNLVPAAGGVDAETVDEAKVRGPLSLRTGQRAVTAGDYERLTRETSVEVARARCLPGTATENGAVRVLVVPQVRTDPRTHKIDDFALSEPLLHAIADVLEERRCVGVAVEIGTPFYQGVSVAALVRALPGRPVALVRQRVLAVVDRYVNPLTGGPSGNGWPFDQDVTAAEIAQLLEAVEGVERVEEVQLFEYDLRTGRRLGSGRDVLHPEPHTLFLSAEHRVVVR
- a CDS encoding phage tail protein — translated: MSRDTWLLDQLPVGMVSDEFFARFVSIFQAEAGTLLAHGDNLPHLADPTVAPAAMVRWMADWIGLDGIDPDLPELTQRRLVTTAARTMRRRGTPGALQSFLELFSGGPALVEDGGGVWREGDAPADHAWVVMHVQSAGGLDDADFVALIADHVPAHVRAQLWVGDREIWSQARGEGGRRG
- a CDS encoding GPW/gp25 family protein, with translation MSLSIPDPTQAVPDASFIGRGFSWPLEVDHRGAIRLTQGPEDLDRSIRVVLLTAPGERVMRPQFGCRIWDLLFEPVNANLLGLIAEAVRDALAQWEPRVEVEDVEPVQDEDDGGLVRIAIRYRVRATNDRRNLVYPFYVIPREDS